In Pseudofrankia saprophytica, one genomic interval encodes:
- a CDS encoding cupin domain-containing protein has product MSEATEERAGHSNDGVPGDGARMFFYDSNTLPYRSNQELSEWLPEDQREVFLDAVGRDMLSTTILLSPTMTVVRSRVGPGAQVKPHRHGTHQLTYVLSGELRYGRRITRAGQGVFTPNQKYTWVAGPEGAEWIEIHDGTPKPYDLD; this is encoded by the coding sequence GTGAGTGAGGCGACCGAGGAACGTGCCGGGCACTCGAACGACGGGGTGCCAGGGGACGGGGCACGGATGTTCTTCTACGACTCGAACACGTTGCCGTATCGGAGCAACCAGGAACTCTCCGAATGGTTACCGGAGGACCAGCGGGAGGTCTTTCTCGACGCCGTCGGGCGCGACATGCTTTCGACGACGATCCTGCTGTCGCCGACCATGACGGTCGTCCGGTCGAGGGTCGGTCCTGGCGCTCAGGTCAAGCCGCACCGGCACGGCACGCACCAGCTCACCTACGTGCTGTCCGGTGAACTCCGTTACGGAAGGCGGATCACCCGGGCGGGCCAGGGTGTTTTCACGCCGAACCAGAAGTACACCTGGGTCGCCGGCCCGGAAGGCGCCGAATGGATCGAGATCCACGACGGCACCCCCAAGCCCTACGACCTGGACTGA
- a CDS encoding amidohydrolase family protein → MTGQSTSARRVREDLGHVVIDADAHHVEISVAFADFVRDNGGGQLLDDPAVKALGLADGSGERVPSLAERRRLHLSARPVWWTPSDTLDYATVAMPSLYHERLGEAGIDFAVIYPSRGMVLLSLENPDTRVGLARLYNAYVAQAYAPYRDRLAPVAVIPAHTPDEGIAALEHAVSLGLRAALMPSFVWRPIPAFADAPPEYRSRLQRIDNFGLDSDHDYDPFWAKAVELGVPLSCHSNGFRFTGHFSPSNYSYAAGHFAAVGEATAKSLFLGGVMTRFPDLRVALLEGGVAGGVRVYGDLVSRFEKRGKAGLGRLDPARLDPAELARLATRHAPELAHYRPEQLVPGVSAVDGQVDDFAASGVSSAEEIRDAFVRGFYWGCEGDDPLVGLAYDSRVNPLGAQLRAMMGSDLGHWDVPSFTHPLLEAYELVEDGILTPAQFEEFTCVNAVRFYGGTSPEFFAGTAVAADAERIQAANRAAGEPGARELERTA, encoded by the coding sequence ATGACCGGACAGTCGACCAGTGCCCGGCGCGTCCGGGAGGACCTCGGCCACGTGGTCATCGACGCCGACGCGCACCACGTCGAGATCAGTGTCGCGTTCGCCGACTTCGTGCGCGACAACGGCGGCGGCCAGCTGCTCGACGACCCGGCGGTGAAGGCCCTGGGCCTCGCAGACGGGTCCGGCGAGCGGGTGCCGTCGCTCGCCGAGCGCCGCCGGCTGCACCTGTCGGCCCGCCCGGTGTGGTGGACGCCGAGCGACACCCTGGACTACGCGACCGTCGCCATGCCGTCGCTGTACCACGAGCGGCTCGGCGAGGCCGGGATCGACTTCGCGGTCATCTACCCGTCGCGCGGCATGGTGCTGCTGTCGCTGGAGAACCCCGACACCCGGGTGGGGCTCGCCAGGCTCTACAACGCCTACGTCGCGCAGGCCTACGCGCCCTACCGCGACCGGCTCGCCCCGGTCGCGGTCATCCCGGCGCACACCCCGGACGAGGGGATCGCGGCACTGGAGCACGCGGTGTCGCTCGGGCTGCGGGCGGCGCTGATGCCGTCGTTCGTCTGGCGGCCGATCCCGGCGTTCGCCGACGCGCCACCCGAGTACCGGTCGAGGCTGCAGCGGATCGACAACTTCGGGCTCGACAGCGACCACGACTACGACCCGTTCTGGGCCAAGGCGGTCGAGCTCGGCGTCCCGCTGTCGTGCCATTCGAACGGCTTCAGGTTCACCGGCCACTTCTCGCCGTCGAACTACTCCTACGCCGCCGGGCATTTCGCGGCGGTGGGGGAGGCGACCGCCAAGTCGCTGTTCCTCGGCGGGGTCATGACGAGGTTTCCCGACCTGCGGGTCGCGCTGCTGGAGGGCGGCGTGGCGGGCGGCGTGCGGGTCTACGGCGACCTGGTGTCGCGGTTCGAGAAACGCGGGAAGGCGGGGCTGGGCCGGCTCGACCCGGCCCGGCTCGACCCGGCGGAGCTGGCCCGGCTGGCGACGAGGCACGCCCCGGAGCTCGCCCACTACCGGCCTGAGCAGCTCGTGCCCGGTGTGTCGGCCGTGGACGGCCAGGTCGACGACTTCGCCGCCAGCGGAGTCAGCTCGGCCGAGGAGATCCGGGACGCGTTCGTCCGCGGCTTCTACTGGGGATGCGAGGGCGACGACCCGCTGGTGGGCCTCGCCTACGACAGCCGAGTCAACCCGCTCGGTGCCCAACTGCGGGCGATGATGGGCTCCGACCTCGGGCACTGGGACGTCCCGTCGTTCACCCACCCGCTCCTCGAGGCCTACGAGCTGGTCGAGGACGGCATTCTCACGCCCGCGCAGTTCGAGGAGTTCACCTGCGTGAACGCGGTGCGGTTCTACGGCGGCACGTCGCCGGAGTTCTTCGCGGGCACCGCCGTCGCGGCGGATGCCGAACGCATCCAGGCGGCAAACCGGGCCGCCGGCGAGCCAGGAGCGAGGGAACTGGAGCGGACCGCATGA
- a CDS encoding cytochrome P450 produces MDVTATPPGPAEAAIDDEWVEHHFDHQSAALAQDFHPTLARARSRCPVAHSDQHGGFWVATGYEQVLGIAQDWETFSSADGITIAATEKHTILPVTIDPPLQREFRRVINPSFRPVVVAEWEKQTRDLVNRLIDGFIERGECDFMADFARPLPGLAFFEFALHAPSEDLAQVNEWAITTAQPVPEARECIFKLAGWIAERIAERRETGPRGDVIDAVIAAEIEGRPITDAEAIGTIHLLILGGLDTTAGALGMSMLRFCEHPEIPELLRARPELIPNAVEELLRLDSSFISVARTARRDTEVNGQQIKAGEQILLYWAAANHDENEFENPETFDAERPRNRHIAFGAGPHRCAGSNLARMNLRIAVEELVNRLHDIRLAPGAEVGFHSTYNRAPLTVPITFTPGVRLSPAEAE; encoded by the coding sequence ATGGACGTGACGGCGACGCCGCCAGGCCCGGCCGAGGCCGCGATCGACGACGAGTGGGTCGAGCACCACTTCGACCACCAGTCGGCCGCATTGGCCCAGGACTTCCATCCGACGCTGGCGCGTGCCCGCTCGCGCTGCCCGGTCGCGCACAGCGACCAGCATGGCGGCTTCTGGGTCGCCACCGGCTACGAGCAGGTGCTCGGCATCGCCCAGGACTGGGAGACGTTCAGCTCCGCCGACGGCATCACGATCGCGGCGACGGAAAAGCACACGATCCTTCCGGTCACGATCGACCCGCCGCTGCAGCGCGAGTTCCGCCGCGTCATCAACCCCTCCTTCCGGCCCGTCGTCGTCGCCGAGTGGGAGAAGCAGACTCGCGACCTGGTGAACCGGCTCATCGACGGCTTCATCGAGCGCGGCGAGTGTGACTTCATGGCCGACTTCGCCCGGCCACTGCCGGGGCTGGCCTTCTTCGAGTTCGCCCTGCACGCGCCGTCGGAGGACCTCGCCCAGGTCAACGAATGGGCGATCACGACCGCGCAGCCCGTCCCCGAGGCGCGCGAGTGCATCTTCAAGCTCGCCGGCTGGATCGCCGAGCGCATCGCCGAGCGGCGCGAGACGGGACCGCGCGGCGACGTGATCGACGCGGTGATCGCCGCCGAGATCGAGGGCCGGCCGATCACCGACGCGGAGGCAATCGGCACCATCCACCTGCTCATTCTCGGCGGTCTCGACACGACGGCCGGCGCCCTCGGCATGTCGATGCTGCGGTTCTGCGAGCACCCCGAGATTCCGGAGCTGCTGCGCGCCCGGCCGGAGCTGATCCCGAACGCGGTGGAGGAGCTGCTGCGCCTCGACAGCTCGTTCATCTCGGTCGCGCGCACCGCCCGCCGCGACACCGAGGTGAACGGCCAGCAGATCAAGGCGGGCGAGCAGATCCTGCTGTACTGGGCCGCGGCCAACCACGACGAGAACGAGTTCGAGAACCCGGAGACGTTCGACGCGGAGCGCCCCCGCAACCGGCACATCGCCTTCGGCGCCGGCCCGCACCGCTGCGCCGGCTCGAACCTCGCCCGGATGAACCTGCGCATCGCCGTCGAGGAGCTCGTCAACCGCCTGCACGACATTCGGCTGGCACCCGGCGCCGAGGTCGGGTTCCACTCGACCTACAACCGCGCCCCGCTCACCGTCCCGATCACCTTCACCCCGGGGGTTCGGCTGTCACCAGCGGAAGCCGAGTAG
- a CDS encoding phosphotransferase family protein has product MSEGLVEQAVPVSRLAGWLRAQRLLPADADGGDLEVVQLAGGASNLTFRVRGAGLDLVLRRPPVSGALPTAHDVVREYRIQEALAPTGVPVARMVAACSDPEVIGAPFYLMGHLDGVIHASAAELAALPAETARRVGLSLADTLASVHAVRPERNRLRELARPESFLDRTLRRWRRQWGLSQDPARPLPGLDTLFDILERGRPPAAPRRLVHGDYNLANVMYAAGEPSRVLAVLDWELAALGDALADLGALLSYWGDAGRVLWAGRGGHLADANPAMPSATDLVERYALTSAALADTSAAADAAPSDSEDESTPTVEATLRHLPYYEVLATVKLAVIVAGAARRQRSPEPDQIDRLWRTVSSLTDVASARAADARLVG; this is encoded by the coding sequence GTGAGCGAGGGGTTGGTCGAGCAGGCGGTGCCGGTGAGCAGGCTGGCCGGGTGGCTGCGGGCGCAACGGCTCCTTCCGGCCGACGCCGACGGCGGCGACCTGGAGGTTGTCCAGCTGGCCGGGGGCGCCTCCAACCTGACGTTCCGGGTGCGCGGCGCGGGACTCGACCTGGTGCTGCGGCGGCCACCGGTCAGCGGCGCGCTGCCGACGGCGCACGACGTCGTGCGGGAGTACCGCATCCAGGAGGCGCTCGCGCCGACCGGGGTTCCGGTGGCGCGGATGGTGGCCGCCTGCTCGGATCCCGAGGTGATCGGCGCGCCCTTCTACCTGATGGGCCACCTCGATGGCGTCATCCACGCGAGCGCGGCCGAGCTGGCCGCGCTGCCGGCCGAGACGGCCCGCCGGGTCGGCCTGTCGCTCGCCGACACGCTGGCCTCGGTGCATGCGGTGCGTCCGGAGCGGAACCGGCTACGCGAGCTGGCCCGGCCGGAGTCGTTCCTCGACCGGACGCTGCGGCGGTGGCGGCGCCAATGGGGGCTCTCCCAGGACCCCGCGCGGCCGCTACCGGGGCTGGACACGCTGTTCGACATCCTGGAACGCGGCCGCCCGCCGGCGGCACCCCGTCGGCTTGTCCACGGCGACTACAACCTGGCGAACGTCATGTACGCGGCCGGCGAACCCAGCCGAGTACTGGCCGTGCTCGACTGGGAGCTGGCCGCTCTCGGCGACGCACTCGCCGATCTGGGCGCACTGCTCAGCTACTGGGGTGACGCGGGCCGGGTCCTGTGGGCCGGCCGCGGTGGCCACCTCGCGGACGCCAACCCCGCGATGCCGTCCGCCACCGACCTGGTGGAGCGTTATGCCCTCACGTCGGCCGCTCTCGCGGACACGTCGGCCGCGGCCGACGCCGCGCCGTCGGACTCCGAGGACGAGAGCACCCCGACCGTCGAGGCGACGTTGCGGCATCTGCCGTACTACGAGGTCCTGGCGACCGTGAAGCTGGCGGTCATCGTCGCCGGCGCCGCCCGCCGGCAGCGCTCCCCCGAGCCCGACCAGATCGACCGGCTGTGGCGCACCGTGTCGTCCCTCACCGACGTGGCGAGCGCCCGCGCCGCCGACGCTCGCCTCGTCGGCTGA
- a CDS encoding aromatic ring-hydroxylating oxygenase subunit alpha codes for MNAHMQRELGRRTLDLIDRRTTDLAEHTMEEPLDGYRSPEQFELERRIVFNRYPMFVGLTRDLPEPGSWLTFDATSTPMLLTRDASGRVRAFLNMCQHRGVRVVEPGCGTGARRFTCPFHAWVYDLEGRLVGLPGAEGFSDMRREDRGLIELPAEERHGMIFASANPDAPFTVDEYLAGLGEQFASFGFETWHPIAATHPHPVATNWKVVWGTHCETYHFAHLHRETARPLVYSNTSIADFYGEHALMTSTMRTVDRLRETPEEDWRPVDDGQINLNYRLFPNLSFSVVGDRLEIFTIYPGQGLHETVALHYAYRRELPASPQEAKELEEAVRWACQTVVDKEDYEMATRAGLGLRSPFVPKTLVFGRNEPVMQHMARTLRQVLGSAVAQPA; via the coding sequence ATGAACGCACACATGCAGCGCGAGTTAGGCCGGCGGACCCTGGACCTCATCGACCGTAGGACGACCGACCTGGCCGAGCACACCATGGAGGAGCCGCTGGACGGCTACCGGTCGCCCGAGCAGTTCGAGCTGGAGCGCCGGATCGTCTTCAACCGCTACCCGATGTTCGTCGGCCTCACCCGCGACCTGCCCGAGCCCGGCTCGTGGCTGACGTTCGACGCGACCAGCACGCCGATGCTGCTCACCCGCGACGCGTCCGGCCGGGTGCGGGCCTTCCTCAACATGTGCCAGCACCGGGGCGTGCGGGTCGTGGAACCGGGGTGCGGTACCGGTGCCCGCCGGTTCACCTGCCCGTTCCACGCGTGGGTCTACGACCTGGAGGGCCGGCTCGTCGGCCTGCCGGGCGCCGAGGGATTCTCCGACATGCGCCGCGAGGACCGCGGGCTGATCGAGCTGCCAGCCGAGGAACGCCACGGCATGATCTTCGCGTCGGCCAACCCCGACGCGCCGTTCACGGTGGACGAGTACCTCGCCGGCCTCGGGGAGCAGTTCGCGTCGTTCGGCTTCGAGACCTGGCACCCGATCGCCGCGACCCATCCGCACCCGGTGGCGACGAACTGGAAGGTCGTCTGGGGCACCCACTGCGAGACCTACCACTTCGCCCACCTGCACCGCGAGACCGCCCGCCCGCTGGTCTACAGCAACACCTCGATCGCGGACTTCTACGGCGAGCACGCCCTGATGACCTCGACGATGCGCACCGTCGACAGGCTGCGCGAGACGCCGGAGGAGGACTGGCGGCCGGTCGACGACGGCCAGATCAACCTCAACTACCGGCTCTTCCCGAACCTGAGCTTCTCGGTGGTCGGCGACCGGCTGGAGATCTTCACGATCTACCCGGGGCAGGGTCTGCACGAGACGGTGGCGCTGCACTACGCCTACCGCCGCGAGCTGCCCGCCTCACCCCAGGAGGCCAAGGAGCTGGAGGAGGCGGTCCGCTGGGCGTGCCAGACGGTCGTCGACAAGGAGGACTACGAGATGGCGACGCGGGCCGGCCTCGGGCTGCGCTCGCCGTTCGTGCCGAAGACGCTGGTGTTCGGCCGCAACGAGCCGGTGATGCAGCACATGGCGCGCACCCTGCGCCAGGTCCTGGGCTCGGCCGTGGCGCAGCCGGCATGA
- a CDS encoding alpha-ketoacid dehydrogenase subunit beta — MRTMSYREALREAMLEEMRRDPTVVVFCEDGRFWTMPTNGFVDEFGPDRVPVMPISEEGFTGAAIGAAMTGLRPIVDYTIANLMYVAWDQIVNHAAKNRYLFGGQASVPIVFRAAMKYANATAAQHSDRPYPQLMNVPGLKIVVPTTPADALGLLKSAIRDDDPVVFFEPLRLWGVKGEVPDGDHLVPLGKAAVAREGRDVTVVAIGDAVPAALKAAAELASHGVELEVIDPRTLVPLDKGAILASVEKTGRLVVADPAHKTCGAAAEIAAIVAEEGFSSLRAPIARVVAPDVHPPFSPALERLMYPTPERIAAAATALLGSPKELAVP; from the coding sequence ATGAGGACGATGAGCTACCGCGAGGCATTGCGTGAGGCGATGCTCGAGGAGATGCGGCGCGACCCGACCGTCGTCGTGTTCTGCGAGGACGGCCGGTTCTGGACGATGCCGACGAACGGGTTCGTCGACGAGTTCGGCCCGGACCGGGTCCCGGTCATGCCGATCTCCGAGGAGGGCTTCACCGGTGCCGCGATCGGCGCCGCGATGACGGGCCTGCGCCCGATCGTCGACTACACGATCGCCAACCTAATGTACGTCGCGTGGGACCAGATCGTGAACCACGCGGCGAAGAACCGGTACCTGTTCGGTGGCCAGGCGAGCGTGCCGATCGTCTTCCGCGCCGCGATGAAGTACGCGAACGCGACCGCGGCCCAGCATTCCGACCGGCCCTACCCGCAGCTCATGAACGTCCCCGGGCTGAAGATCGTCGTCCCGACGACGCCGGCGGACGCGCTCGGGCTGCTGAAGTCGGCCATCCGCGACGACGACCCGGTCGTCTTCTTCGAGCCGCTGCGGCTGTGGGGCGTGAAGGGCGAGGTACCGGACGGGGACCATCTCGTCCCGCTCGGGAAGGCGGCCGTCGCCCGCGAGGGGCGGGACGTCACCGTCGTCGCGATCGGCGACGCCGTGCCCGCCGCGCTGAAGGCCGCGGCCGAGCTCGCGAGCCACGGCGTCGAGCTGGAGGTGATCGACCCGCGCACACTGGTGCCGCTGGACAAGGGGGCGATCCTCGCGTCGGTCGAGAAGACCGGCCGGCTCGTCGTCGCCGACCCGGCGCACAAGACCTGCGGGGCGGCGGCCGAGATCGCGGCGATCGTCGCCGAGGAGGGTTTCTCCTCGCTGCGTGCTCCCATCGCGCGGGTCGTCGCCCCGGACGTCCACCCGCCGTTCAGCCCCGCCCTCGAACGGCTCATGTACCCGACGCCGGAGCGGATCGCCGCCGCCGCGACCGCGCTGCTCGGCTCGCCGAAGGAGCTCGCCGTCCCGTGA
- a CDS encoding nuclear transport factor 2 family protein: MERLTPQQVMETLAASWRPDAMSDPATAERWVTLFADHIVLVEPASLPHGGVHRGLDAFRAVQAGMREHWEQRIEGTEYWRCAEDLYALRIVIRWTARATGRSIVLPMIDLIRIRGGQIVEIEAFVHDTKALLDTLG, translated from the coding sequence ATGGAGCGCCTGACTCCCCAGCAGGTGATGGAGACGCTCGCGGCGTCCTGGCGACCCGACGCGATGAGCGACCCGGCGACGGCCGAGCGCTGGGTGACGTTGTTCGCGGACCACATCGTGCTGGTGGAACCGGCGTCGCTGCCGCACGGCGGCGTCCACCGGGGGCTCGACGCGTTCCGCGCCGTCCAGGCCGGCATGCGCGAGCACTGGGAGCAGCGCATCGAGGGCACCGAGTACTGGCGGTGCGCGGAGGATCTTTACGCGCTGCGGATCGTCATCCGGTGGACGGCTCGGGCCACCGGCCGGTCGATCGTCCTGCCGATGATCGACCTGATTCGGATCCGCGGCGGCCAGATCGTCGAGATCGAGGCCTTCGTCCACGACACGAAGGCCCTGCTAGACACGCTGGGATAG
- a CDS encoding SDR family NAD(P)-dependent oxidoreductase, producing MTVLEESGPTAEPGRGRVAGKVAVVTGAGQVPGPGVGTGKATALLLARHGAAVVLVDNAPDRAEVTRKEIEQAGGRAVVVAGDVTVAADGERFTQAALDAFGRLDILVNNVGVSRPGSILDTAEDAWDDLLRINLKSVYQVSRFAIPAMAASGGGSIVNISSIGALRAIGFAAYSAAKGGMISLSQEMAAAHGPLGIRVNVVVPGSVRTPRTQGAAEKLGQDLTEIQKTAASVLPLGAVTHGTGWDVAYAALFFASDESSWISGQVLATDGGASVTLPAVALAGLRAGSGR from the coding sequence GTGACTGTTCTGGAGGAGTCAGGGCCGACGGCCGAGCCCGGCCGCGGGCGGGTCGCCGGCAAGGTGGCCGTCGTGACCGGCGCGGGCCAGGTGCCGGGGCCCGGCGTCGGCACCGGCAAGGCGACCGCGCTGCTGCTCGCCCGGCACGGCGCGGCCGTCGTGCTCGTCGACAACGCTCCCGACCGCGCCGAGGTGACCCGCAAGGAGATCGAGCAGGCCGGCGGTCGCGCCGTCGTCGTCGCCGGCGACGTCACGGTCGCCGCCGACGGCGAGCGCTTCACCCAGGCCGCGCTCGACGCGTTCGGCCGGCTCGACATCCTGGTGAACAACGTCGGCGTCTCCCGTCCCGGCAGCATCCTGGACACGGCCGAGGACGCCTGGGACGACCTGTTGCGGATCAATCTGAAGTCCGTCTACCAGGTGTCCCGGTTCGCCATCCCGGCGATGGCCGCGAGCGGCGGCGGGTCGATCGTCAACATCTCCTCGATCGGCGCGCTGCGCGCGATCGGGTTCGCCGCCTACTCGGCGGCGAAGGGCGGGATGATCTCGCTGTCCCAGGAGATGGCCGCGGCGCACGGGCCGCTCGGCATCCGGGTGAACGTCGTCGTTCCCGGCTCGGTGCGGACGCCGCGCACCCAGGGCGCCGCCGAGAAGCTCGGCCAGGATCTCACCGAGATCCAGAAGACCGCCGCCTCCGTCCTGCCGCTCGGCGCGGTCACCCATGGCACCGGCTGGGACGTCGCGTACGCGGCGCTGTTCTTCGCCAGCGACGAGTCGAGCTGGATCTCCGGCCAGGTGCTCGCCACCGACGGCGGTGCGAGCGTCACCCTGCCCGCCGTCGCGCTCGCCGGCCTGCGCGCCGGGAGCGGGCGATGA
- a CDS encoding thiamine pyrophosphate-dependent dehydrogenase E1 component subunit alpha, whose protein sequence is MNAGLMNREQDLEALRRMLRIRRFEEAAMDIVRKGQGIAGSVHICIGQEATVVGSCLALRDDDYMVGYHRSHGHPIAKGAPLGPLMAELMGRRTGVCHGKGGSMHLADFGVGSLGETAIVGAGIPQAVGAAYSARVRGTEQVALAFFGDGAANIGSFHEGLNLASVWGLGVVFVCENNLYAMSTALADTMASDTIAARAAAYRMPGVVVDGQDVAAVFDVVSAAVERGRRGGGPTLVEARTYRYRDHAEYGNMDLSHRPPDEVEHWRSRDPVELLRARLLAGGVAEDQLAALAQAAADEVRAAVAFAKRSPQPAPAELFEDLWATPLDAGPAVPAVPAEASR, encoded by the coding sequence ATGAACGCAGGGTTGATGAACAGAGAGCAGGACCTCGAGGCGTTACGCCGGATGCTGCGCATCCGCCGTTTCGAGGAGGCGGCGATGGACATCGTGCGCAAGGGCCAGGGCATCGCCGGCTCGGTGCACATCTGTATCGGCCAGGAGGCCACGGTCGTCGGCTCGTGCCTGGCGCTGCGCGACGACGACTACATGGTCGGCTACCACCGCTCCCACGGCCATCCGATCGCCAAGGGCGCGCCGCTCGGCCCGCTCATGGCCGAGCTGATGGGCAGGCGGACCGGCGTGTGCCACGGCAAGGGCGGCTCGATGCACCTCGCCGACTTCGGCGTCGGCAGCCTCGGCGAGACGGCGATCGTCGGCGCGGGCATCCCGCAGGCCGTCGGCGCCGCCTACAGCGCGCGCGTACGCGGCACCGAGCAGGTGGCGCTGGCGTTCTTCGGCGACGGCGCCGCCAACATCGGGTCGTTCCACGAGGGGCTGAACCTCGCCTCGGTCTGGGGCCTGGGCGTCGTGTTCGTCTGCGAGAACAACCTGTACGCGATGTCGACGGCGCTGGCCGACACGATGGCGAGCGACACCATCGCGGCCCGCGCGGCCGCGTACCGGATGCCGGGTGTCGTCGTCGACGGCCAGGACGTCGCCGCCGTGTTCGACGTGGTGAGCGCCGCCGTCGAGCGCGGGCGCCGCGGGGGCGGGCCGACCCTCGTCGAGGCGCGGACCTACCGCTACCGCGACCACGCCGAGTACGGAAACATGGACCTCTCGCACCGGCCGCCCGACGAGGTCGAACACTGGCGGTCGCGCGACCCTGTCGAGCTGCTCCGTGCCCGGCTGCTCGCCGGCGGCGTCGCCGAGGACCAGCTCGCGGCGCTCGCCCAGGCCGCCGCCGACGAGGTGCGCGCCGCGGTCGCCTTCGCGAAGAGAAGCCCCCAGCCGGCGCCGGCGGAACTGTTCGAGGATCTCTGGGCGACGCCGCTCGACGCCGGGCCGGCCGTGCCCGCCGTGCCGGCGGAGGCCTCGCGATGA
- a CDS encoding SDR family NAD(P)-dependent oxidoreductase, with protein sequence MNGTEPLAKPLAGRVALVTGAAQAAGRGYARALAAAGAQVVVADQFLDAGAETLDLIEKDGGTARFCHLDVTDEASAQGAVAFATAEFGRLDVLVNNPNRYRDTTYTPLAQMTTEHWDTTMAVMVRGTFLLCKAAVPELARSPCAAIVNHTSSAAYGVRNWLDYGTARGAVIAMTKSLAKELAPLGIRVNALSVGSMAAEAIALGVLEREEQMTGTPEFRMQLIGRVATEDDVAGPVVFLASDASRYMTGQTISYDGGKFFLG encoded by the coding sequence ATGAACGGGACCGAACCGCTGGCCAAACCGCTCGCCGGGCGGGTCGCCCTGGTGACGGGCGCGGCTCAGGCGGCTGGCCGCGGGTATGCCCGCGCCCTCGCGGCCGCGGGCGCGCAGGTCGTCGTCGCCGACCAGTTCCTCGACGCGGGCGCGGAGACGCTCGACCTCATCGAGAAGGACGGCGGGACCGCCCGGTTCTGCCATCTCGACGTCACGGACGAGGCCAGCGCGCAGGGAGCGGTCGCGTTCGCCACGGCGGAGTTCGGCCGGCTCGACGTGCTGGTGAACAACCCGAACCGCTACCGGGACACGACGTACACCCCCCTCGCGCAGATGACGACCGAGCACTGGGACACGACGATGGCGGTGATGGTGCGCGGGACGTTCCTCCTCTGCAAGGCCGCGGTCCCAGAGCTCGCCAGGTCACCGTGCGCGGCGATCGTCAACCACACCTCGTCGGCCGCCTACGGCGTGCGCAACTGGCTCGACTACGGGACGGCCCGCGGCGCGGTCATCGCGATGACGAAGTCGCTGGCCAAGGAGCTGGCCCCGCTGGGAATCCGGGTCAACGCGCTGTCGGTCGGCTCGATGGCGGCCGAGGCGATCGCGCTCGGCGTGCTGGAACGCGAGGAGCAGATGACGGGCACCCCGGAGTTCCGCATGCAGCTCATCGGGCGGGTCGCCACCGAGGACGACGTCGCCGGCCCGGTCGTGTTCCTTGCCAGTGACGCCTCCCGCTACATGACCGGCCAGACCATCTCCTACGACGGCGGCAAGTTCTTCCTCGGTTAG
- a CDS encoding nuclear transport factor 2 family protein, translated as MTPEELFAEWTAAWVTRDPVERLRRFEACCADEVEFVPPDERPVVRGRRALADHVTDYTAAWPDGVTATLATPPESHHDWSRAYVRWAFPTAVAVGLDIIRVENGRIATMLVFAEGARS; from the coding sequence ATGACCCCCGAGGAGCTGTTCGCCGAGTGGACGGCGGCCTGGGTCACCCGTGACCCGGTGGAGCGGCTGCGCCGCTTCGAGGCCTGCTGCGCCGACGAGGTGGAGTTCGTCCCGCCGGACGAACGGCCGGTCGTGCGCGGGCGCCGCGCCCTCGCCGACCACGTCACCGACTACACCGCCGCCTGGCCCGACGGCGTGACCGCGACGCTGGCCACGCCCCCCGAGAGCCACCACGACTGGAGCCGGGCGTACGTCCGCTGGGCGTTCCCCACGGCCGTCGCCGTCGGCCTCGACATCATCCGCGTCGAGAACGGACGGATCGCCACCATGCTCGTCTTCGCCGAGGGGGCCCGGTCATGA
- a CDS encoding lipoyl domain-containing protein — protein MTTEKPVTTDQPVTTEVNLPQFGMGMTEGTVLAWFKNEGDPVEEDEEIAEIEAEKTTVVVVAPATGVLSRILVQPEETVPVFTPLALIEGDGP, from the coding sequence GTGACCACCGAAAAGCCCGTGACCACCGATCAGCCCGTGACCACCGAGGTGAACCTGCCCCAGTTCGGGATGGGGATGACCGAGGGCACCGTCCTGGCGTGGTTCAAGAACGAGGGCGACCCGGTCGAGGAGGACGAGGAGATCGCCGAGATCGAGGCCGAGAAGACCACCGTCGTCGTGGTCGCCCCGGCGACCGGTGTGCTGTCCCGGATCCTCGTCCAACCCGAGGAGACCGTTCCCGTCTTCACCCCGCTCGCGCTGATCGAAGGTGATGGACCGTGA